From Chryseobacterium shandongense, the proteins below share one genomic window:
- a CDS encoding N-acetylmuramoyl-L-alanine amidase family protein: MHKVNFKIILSFLLLLSINLIFSQKKFTIVLDAGHGGSDHGANRTYDDIGRIAEKDVTLAITLKLGAMLEKNKDFKVIYTRKIDEYPSLSDRTNLANRSKADLFISIHCNSSKRPTAYGTETFVQGPDQNDTNLEVAKRENDVIFLDEKDKQTFGSYDPSSPESLIALKLQQSKYLESSLLLGGLVEDNFVNKDKRTSRGVFQKNLHVLRMNAMPSVLIETGFINHPEESHYLASDKGQSEIAESIYKAVIDYKKAIDRKSGYAGSAKKPEPEKPAEVALKNDFRILLLTSPTKYNDGDPALKGLNYILPIKENGQYKYYYGVTNLASVRDINIKTAKDAGFRNAYAVGFMPNQKLNTGYYTIEVYSGDKLNGNSFILQNLKNVERNKENGVFYYTYGKVQTLEDAVKLQKDLEAKGIKNTVIQKVAK; this comes from the coding sequence ATGCACAAAGTAAATTTTAAAATAATTTTATCATTTCTCCTTCTTCTTTCGATCAACCTTATTTTTTCGCAAAAGAAATTCACCATCGTTCTCGACGCTGGACACGGAGGAAGTGACCACGGAGCCAACAGAACCTATGATGATATAGGCAGGATTGCAGAAAAAGATGTTACGCTTGCCATTACCTTAAAATTGGGAGCAATGCTCGAAAAAAATAAAGATTTTAAAGTAATCTACACCCGGAAAATAGATGAGTACCCTTCTCTTTCAGACAGAACCAACCTTGCCAACAGAAGCAAAGCGGATCTTTTTATATCCATACACTGTAATTCTTCAAAAAGACCTACTGCGTACGGAACAGAAACTTTTGTACAGGGGCCGGACCAAAATGATACCAACCTTGAAGTTGCCAAAAGAGAAAACGACGTGATTTTCCTGGATGAAAAAGATAAACAGACCTTCGGCTCTTATGACCCTAGTTCACCGGAATCCCTTATAGCTCTGAAACTTCAGCAAAGCAAATATCTGGAATCCAGTCTTCTTCTGGGAGGTCTTGTAGAAGACAATTTCGTTAATAAAGATAAAAGAACTTCCCGTGGTGTTTTTCAAAAAAACCTACATGTTCTTCGTATGAATGCAATGCCTTCCGTACTGATTGAGACAGGATTCATTAATCATCCGGAAGAAAGTCATTACCTGGCTTCAGATAAGGGACAGAGTGAAATTGCCGAAAGTATTTATAAAGCGGTTATCGATTATAAAAAAGCGATAGACCGTAAATCCGGATATGCCGGATCAGCGAAGAAACCGGAACCGGAAAAACCGGCGGAAGTTGCATTAAAAAATGACTTCAGGATTTTACTTCTAACTTCACCAACAAAATATAACGATGGCGATCCTGCATTAAAAGGGTTAAATTACATCCTTCCTATTAAAGAAAACGGACAGTATAAATATTACTATGGCGTTACAAATCTCGCGTCAGTGAGAGATATCAATATTAAAACCGCTAAAGATGCCGGATTCCGGAATGCGTATGCGGTAGGTTTCATGCCCAACCAGAAACTGAATACCGGTTATTATACGATTGAGGTGTATTCAGGTGATAAACTGAACGGAAATTCATTTATTCTGCAGAATCTTAAAAATGTGGAAAGAAATAAGGAAAACGGTGTTTTCTATTACACCTATGGAAAAGTGCAGACTTTGGAAGATGCAGTGAAACTTCAGAAAGATCTGGAAGCTAAAGGCATTAAGAATACGGTCATTCAAAAAGTAGCTAAATAA
- the rpsT gene encoding 30S ribosomal protein S20, protein MANHKSALKRIRQNEVRRLRNRYYHKTARTAMKVLRSEENKAAATEQLPKVIALLDKLAKKNIIHKNKAANLKSKLTKHVNKLA, encoded by the coding sequence ATGGCAAATCATAAATCAGCATTAAAAAGAATTAGACAAAACGAAGTAAGAAGACTTCGTAACAGATACTACCACAAGACTGCTAGAACAGCAATGAAGGTGTTAAGAAGTGAAGAAAACAAAGCTGCTGCTACAGAGCAATTGCCAAAAGTTATCGCTTTGTTGGATAAATTAGCTAAGAAAAACATTATCCACAAAAACAAAGCTGCTAACTTAAAAAGCAAATTAACTAAGCACGTTAACAAACTAGCTTAA
- a CDS encoding site-specific integrase, whose product MSANYSLLFYLKKPKGYLVGPKPIYMRITVSGVPKEISTNRECDPSRWNSKANRASGTKEEVKTLNLYLDALQHKLMNIHLELLKTGVEITAEILKQKFLGKDTSRRTLIQQFSDHNDKMEALLGNGFKQNTLKGYKTTSTHIQQYIQHEYKASDIDIRLVDHAFIVGLEFYLRSTANCSAVTTAKYIKNFRKIINLCLAHRWISENPFLLYKTKVKAKEKEFLTRAELDRIEKKEFRIERLNHVRDIFVFCCYTGLSYIDVKQLRTSDIAKGIDNKLWVLTSRTKTEINSNIPLLPHALAIVNKYSDYPPSAAKGLALPVLSNQKMNSYLKEIADLCEITKELTFHKARHTFATTVTLSNNVPIETVSKMLGHSNIKTTQHYAKLLDTRVGSDMAILEKKLQSPQM is encoded by the coding sequence ATGAGCGCAAATTATTCACTACTCTTCTACCTGAAAAAGCCTAAAGGCTACTTAGTTGGACCTAAACCAATTTACATGCGTATTACCGTCAGTGGAGTTCCAAAAGAAATTTCCACGAACCGGGAGTGTGATCCGTCACGCTGGAATTCGAAGGCAAATAGAGCATCAGGAACCAAGGAGGAAGTTAAAACACTAAACCTGTACCTTGATGCCCTTCAGCACAAATTGATGAATATCCATTTGGAATTACTTAAAACAGGAGTTGAAATAACAGCAGAAATCCTTAAACAAAAATTTCTTGGAAAAGATACCTCTCGAAGAACCTTGATACAGCAGTTTTCTGACCATAATGACAAAATGGAAGCACTGCTTGGAAATGGATTCAAACAGAATACTCTTAAAGGTTATAAAACAACATCAACTCATATTCAGCAGTATATTCAACACGAATATAAAGCTTCAGATATTGATATCAGGCTCGTTGATCACGCCTTTATTGTAGGCTTGGAATTTTATTTAAGGTCAACAGCAAATTGCTCTGCGGTGACTACTGCTAAGTATATCAAAAATTTCAGGAAGATAATAAACCTCTGTCTGGCACACCGATGGATCTCGGAGAATCCCTTTCTATTATATAAGACAAAAGTAAAAGCCAAAGAGAAGGAATTTTTAACCAGAGCAGAACTAGATAGAATCGAAAAAAAGGAATTCAGAATTGAGAGGCTAAATCATGTGCGCGATATTTTCGTTTTCTGCTGTTATACTGGCTTATCTTATATAGATGTAAAACAGTTGCGTACTTCGGATATTGCTAAAGGAATTGACAACAAATTGTGGGTTTTGACAAGTAGAACTAAGACGGAGATCAATTCAAACATACCACTACTACCTCATGCTCTTGCTATTGTAAATAAGTATTCTGATTATCCACCAAGTGCAGCTAAGGGTTTGGCGCTACCCGTTTTGAGCAACCAAAAAATGAATAGTTATCTGAAAGAAATTGCTGACTTATGTGAGATCACCAAGGAACTGACTTTCCATAAGGCCCGTCATACTTTTGCTACTACTGTAACGCTTTCTAACAATGTTCCCATAGAAACCGTATCCAAAATGCTGGGCCATTCCAACATCAAGACAACACAACATTATGCAAAACTCCTTGATACAAGAGTTGGAAGCGATATGGCTATATTAGAAAAAAAGTTACAATCTCCTCAAATGTAA
- a CDS encoding LytTR family transcriptional regulator DNA-binding domain-containing protein encodes MDSINYNNRKLRIGAALVASIYIVLHGRLNLILTALTSLSFYIALTVSFSIALLLTYYVHKITISLDEHVDWRSAPVKRSILQFIIGIIIPSFLDIFFVWIYFTALGKNIMEIGFFLIDFPIIIAFLTILNLYYLIHYLLLTESKEIRDHSRGAIENIQSKKLTIEHEGATIQFVVTQDILYFYRFRNRVNLFAFNGNEYRVKETLGAVAEQFKDCGFIQINRSLVLNFSIVEDYHTGTKRNTLELIFNKKYFSLLESQGIDRFVVTKEHIEQVKYFFKGS; translated from the coding sequence ATGGACTCCATAAACTACAACAATAGGAAGCTACGTATTGGCGCAGCCTTAGTTGCGTCCATTTACATTGTATTACATGGTCGTTTAAACTTAATTTTAACAGCCCTTACCTCATTGAGTTTTTATATCGCTCTTACTGTAAGCTTCAGTATAGCGCTGCTACTTACTTATTATGTTCATAAAATAACAATATCACTGGATGAGCATGTCGACTGGAGAAGTGCTCCAGTAAAAAGATCCATATTACAATTCATCATTGGTATTATCATACCGTCTTTTCTCGATATTTTTTTTGTTTGGATTTACTTTACAGCTCTTGGTAAAAATATAATGGAGATTGGATTTTTTCTAATTGATTTTCCGATTATCATTGCGTTTCTAACCATTTTGAACTTATATTACCTGATACATTACCTTCTTCTGACAGAATCAAAGGAAATAAGGGATCACAGTAGAGGTGCTATTGAAAACATCCAAAGTAAGAAATTAACGATTGAACATGAGGGAGCAACAATCCAGTTCGTTGTTACGCAAGATATATTGTACTTTTACCGCTTTAGGAACCGTGTAAACCTTTTTGCCTTTAATGGAAATGAATATCGCGTCAAAGAAACATTAGGCGCTGTGGCAGAACAATTTAAAGATTGTGGCTTTATACAGATTAACCGCTCGCTAGTATTGAATTTTAGTATTGTTGAGGATTACCATACTGGCACCAAAAGAAATACTCTGGAACTAATTTTTAATAAAAAATATTTTAGTCTTTTAGAAAGCCAGGGGATTGATCGATTTGTAGTTACAAAGGAGCATATTGAGCAA